In Oharaeibacter diazotrophicus, the genomic window AACCCCGAAGGAGCGACCCCATGACCACGACCACCGCCGACCTCGGTCCACCCGTCCGCGAACGGACGGCCCGTTTCTACTTCGCCGCCTGGCGCTGGCACTTCTACGCCGGCCTCTACGTCGCGCCCTTCCTGATCATGCTGGCCGTCACCGGCCTGATCATGCTGTGGTCGTCGACCCTTTACGGCCGCAACGGCGAGAACACCCCCGTCGCCGTCGGCACCGCGACCGTATCCGTCCAGGCCCAGGCCGACGCGGCAGCCGCCGCGGTGCCGGGCGGCTCCGTGTCCACCTACATCGCGCCCAACGCGGCCGATCACGTCGCCGGTTTCCGGGTCGACGAGGGCGAGAACTCCTGGATCGTGCTGGTCGATCCCTATACCGGCGCCGTCGTCGACAGCACCCGCCGCAACGGCGGCTGGTACGACCTCGCCGACAAGATCCACGGCACCTTGCTGATCGGCACCGTCGGCGACCGCCTGATCGAGATCGCCGCCAGCTTCGGCATGGTCCTGATCGCGACCGGCATCTACCTGTGGTGGCCGCGCCAGGGTCGCGGTCTCGGCGCCGCGCTCCGTCCCGACCTCGCGGCCCGGCGCCGGCCGCTCTGGAAGAGCCTGCACCAGACCGTCGGCATCTGGACCGCCGTCATCCTGGCGCTGTTCCTGGTGTCGGGCCTGAGCTGGGCAGGCATCTGGGGCGAACGCTTCGTCCAGGCCTGGAGCACCTTCCCGGCCGAGAAGTGGGACGCGGTGCCGCTGTCCGACGCCACCCACGCCGCGATGAACCACGGCGGCGAGAAGGAGGTGCCGTGGGCGCTCGAACAGACGCCGATGCCGGCGTCGGGCTCGACGGCCGGTGCGCCCGGTGCCGACGCCGCGCCGACGCTCGAGGGCATCGTCGCCTGGGCCCGCGCCGCCGGCTTCGAGGTGCGGATGCAGGTGTCGCTGCCGGCCGGCGAGACCGGCGTCTGGACCGTCTCGCGCGACAGCATGAGCAAGGATTCGCACGATCCGACCTCGGACCGCACCGTCCACCTCGACCGTTACACCGGCAGGGTGCTCGCCGACGTCCGCTACGACGACTATTCGCTCGCCGGCAAGGCGATGGCGATCGGCATCCCGCTGCACGAGGGCGACATGGGCCTCGTCAACGCGCTGTTCAACACGGTGTTCTGCCTGTCGATCGTGTTCCTGTCGGTGTCCGGCGTGGTGATGTGGTGGCAGCGCCGCCCCAAGGGCGTCGCCCGTCTCGCCGCCCCGCCCGTGGCGGCCGACGTGCCGATGCCGAAGGGCGCGGTGCTGGTGATGCTGGCGGTGTCCTTCGCCTTCCCGCTCGCGGGCCTGACGCTGCTCGCCGTGCTGGCCCTCGACGTGCTGGTGGTCTCGCGCCTGCCGGCGCTCCGCGACGCCCTGTCCTGATCCGGTGGGCGAAGGCGCGGTCCCGGATCGGTCCGGGACCGCGCTTTCGCCTCACCCGCCGCAGCCGCCGCCCTCGGTCGAGCCGCAGCCGCATCCGCCCGCCGGGGCGGGCGCGGCGGCCCCGGCCGCGTCGGTCCGGCCGATCGCGACGCGCCACTCGTTGGGGCCGGCGCGCCGGTAGTCCCAGGTGAAGCGCCCGGGCAGGAGGGCGTGGAACTGGTGCAGGAGACCCAGCGGGTCGTGGTCGTTGACGAGTTCGAAGGCCTCTCCGGGCGCCAGTCCGTCGAACACGGCGAACACCGCGACGTGACGCTGCGGCCGCGACAGCGGACGGACGTCGAGGATCTTGATCTCGGCTTCGGCGGTGGACATTGGATCCGTTCTCCAGGGGTTGAAACCGCCCGTCCCTACCCTGCCCCGGGCCCGGAGAACGTTGTCGCCGCGCAAGCTCGCGGCACGCGCGGCCGGCCGGCGATCGGAATGGGCGCCGGCCGCCCCCTCGTTTCAGAGATCGGCCGCGCCGGCATTCAGCAGCTTGTAGGTGATCGAATCGATCAGCGCCTGGAACGAGGCGTCGATGATGTTCTCGCTGACGCCGACGGTGGACCAGCGCCGGTCGGTGGCGCGGTCGCGGCTCTCGATCAGCACGCGGGTGACGGCGCCGGTGCCGCCGTTGAGGATGCGAACCTTGTAGTCGACCAGTTCGAGCGTCTCGATCTCCGACTGGTAGCGGCCGAGGTCCTTGCGGAGCGCCTGGTCGAGCGCGTTGACCGGGCCGTTGCCCTCGGCGACCGACATCAGCGTCTCGCCGTCGATCTTCAGCTTCACCACCGCCTCGGACATCGTGACGATCTCGCCGCGGGCGTTGTAGCGGCGCTCGACCATGGTCCGGTAGGACTTCACCTCGAAGAAGGCCGGCACCGCGCCGAGATGGCGGCGGGCGAGCAGGTCGAACGAGGCGTCGGCGGCCTCGTAGGCGAAGCCCCGCGCCTCCCGCTCCTTGACCTCGCGCAAGAGGCCGTCGAGGCGGCGATCCTTCGGATCGTGCGGGATGGCTAGGCGCTCGAGTTCGGCGAGCAGGTTCGAGCGGCCCGCCTGATCCGACACCAGCACGCGGCGGCGGTTGCCGACGGTCTCGGGCGCGACGTGCTCGTAGGTGCGCGGGTCCTTCAGGATCGCCGAGGCGTGGATGCCGGCCTTGGTCGCGAAGGCCGAGGTGCCGACATAGGGCGCGTGGCGGGCCGGCGCGCGGTTCAACAGCTCGTCGAAGGCGCGCGAGACGTGCGTGAGCGTGCGCAGGCGCTCGTCGTCGACGCCGATCTCGAAGCGATCGGCCCATTCGGCCTTCAGCTTCAGCGTCGGGATCAGCGTGGTCAGGTTGGCGTTGCCGCAACGCTCGCCGATGCCGTTCAGCGTGCCCTGGATCTGGCGCACGCCGGCCGCCACCGCCGCCAGCGAATTGGCGACCGCCTGTCCGGTATCGTCGTGGGCGTGGATGCCGAGATGGGAGCCCGGCACCACCGCCGCGACCTCGCGCACGATCGCCGCGATCTCGTGCGGCATCGAGCCGCCGTTGGTGTCGCACAGCACCACCCAGCGCGCGCCGGCCTCGTGGGCGGTGCGGGCGCAGGCGAGCGCGTAGGCCGGATTGGCCTTGTAGCCGTCGAAGAAGTGCTCGCAGTCGACCATGACCTCGCGGCCGGCGGCGCGGGCCGCCTCGACCGACTGGGCGATGCCGGCAAGGTTCTCCTCGCCGGTCGTCTTCAGCGCCACCTCGACGTGGTAGTCCCAGGACTTCGCCACGAAGCAGACCGCGTCGGCCTCGGCCTGGAGCAGCGCGGCGACGCCAGGGTCGTTGGAGACCGAGACGCCCGGCCGCCGCGTCATGCCGAAGGCGGAGAAGCGCGCCCGGCGGGTGCGCTTCTCGGTGAAGAAGGCGTCGTCGGTCGGGTTGGCGCCGGGATAGCCGCCCTCGACGTAGTCGACGCCGAGGTCGTCCAGCATCCTGGCGACCAGGATCTTGTCCTCGACCGAGAAGTCGATGCCCGGCGTCTGCGCCCCGTCGCGCAAGGTGGTGTCGTAGAGGTGGATGCGTTCGCGGGCGGACATGGACGTCGAACTCTCGGAGGTCTGGCCGGCGGTCAGGGCTTGCCGGCGAAGCGGTCGGTGGCGGTGACGAGGCGGTTCAGGATGCCGGGCTCCGAGAAGGCGTGCCCGGCGGCCTCCACGATGTGGAATTCGGCCTCCGGCCACGCCTTGTGGAGGTCCCAGGCGTTCTGCAACGGCGTCGCCATATCATAGCGGCCGTGCACGATGACACCCGGAATCCCGCGCAGCTTGTGGGCGTCGCGCAGCAGCTGGTCGGGCTCGAGCCAGCCGTCGTGGACGAAATAGTGGTTCTCGATGCGCGCGAAGGCGACGGCGAAGTCGTCGGCGCCGAAGGCTGCGCTCATGGCGGCGTCCGGCAGCAGCGTCAGGGTCGAGCCCTCCCAGACCGACCACGCCTTGGCCGCCTCGAGGCGGACCGCCTGGTCGTCCGAGATCAGGCGGCGGCGGAAGGCGGCGACGAGGTCGCCGCGCTCGGCCTCGGGGATCGGCGCCTTGAAGGCCTCGTGCTTCTCCGGGTGCAGCCGCGAGGCGCCCTCCTGGTAGTACCAGGCGATTTCCCAGGGCCGGAGCAGGAAGATGCCGCGCAGCACCAGTTCCGAGACGTGCTCGGGGTGGGTCTCGGCATAAGCGAGCGCCAGGGTCGAGCCCCAGGAGCCGCCGAACACCAGCCACTTGTCGAAGCCCATCAGGACGCGCAGGCGCTCGATGTCGGCGACGAGGTCCCAGGTGGTGTTGGCCTCGAGGCTCGCGTGCGGCGTCGAGCGGCCGCAGCCGCGCTGGTCGAACAGCACGACGTCGTAGAGCGCCGGATCGAAGGCGCGGCGCTGCAGCGGGTTGCAGCCGCCGCCCGGGCCGCCGTGCAGGAACACCGCCGGCTTGGCGCCGCGGGTGCCGCAACGCTCCCAGTAGATGGTGTGGCCGTCGCCGACGTCGAGCATGCCGCTCTCGAAGGGCTCGATCGGGGGATAGAAGCCGCGCAGGTCGCTCATGACGGTTCGGACTCCGGGGGCCAGACGGCCGTGTCGTGGTCGGGATGTTGGAAAGAGACGATGTCGCCGAGGAAGCTCGCCTCGACGGCGGTGGATTCGGTGGTCCGGGCGCGCAGCGCCGGCACGGCGTCGGCATAGGGCAGCTTGGCTTCGGTGCCGAACTGCATGCGAGGCGGGATTCGTGCCGGTTCGTCGAAGGCCCCGATGGCGAGCGCCGGGTACTCCGCGTCCGGCTCGTAGGTCAGCGGGGTGCCGCAAGTGGCGCAGAAGCCGCGCGCCACGTGGTTGGACGAGCGGAAGAGCGTGCGCTCGCCGCGCGTCCAGGTCAGCTTGTCCGGATGGACCTGGACCAGCGGGGCGTAGAAGCCGCCGAAGGCCTTCTGGCACATCCGGCAATGGCAGATCGAGGCGAGCCCAAGCCCGCCGTCCGCGACGGCGAAGCGCACGGCCCCGCACTGGCAGCCACCGGTGAGACGGGTCATGACGGGGAGCCTCCCGTGGGATTGGGGCGGAGGTCGGGGGGAACGTCCGGGTCGATCTCCGAAACGACGGCCGGCTTCAGGTCGTAACGGTCGGCGACGGCCTCGAGGGCGGCCACCGCGTCGACGTTGACGCCCCACTCGCCGACGAGCCGGGCAAAGGCGCGCGTGGTCATCAGCGTGACCGGATACTCCGATTCCATGAACAGCGAGACGACTTTGCGGTCCTCGTAGAGCACGATCGCACCGGTGGTTTCCTCCGGACGCCAACGGTCGACGAACTCGCGGACCGCCAGCTCGCCGGAGTTGCGCAGGGCCGCCTTCAGCGCGGCGTCCTCCTCGGGCGTGCGCGGGCGCCCGCGCAGGGCGGCGATGCCCGCGCCGGTCACCGTCACGGCGTGGAAGATCGCCGGCCCCATCGACCGCACCCAATCGGCGACGACGTCCGCATAGGGCTTGCCCGGATCGCCGTAGACCTCGTCCGCGACGCGGTCGACCAGCACGATCCGCCGGTTGAGACCGCGCAGGCTGTCGAGCAGGCCCGCCGCCGCGAGCCGGATCAACGGTCCGGCGTCGGCGACGACGATCGGCTCACGGCTGCCCGGAGACATCACCGCTTCACCTCCCACGTCGTCACCGGCTCGCCGGTCGCCGGGTCCTTGCCGTCCTTCAGAACCACGCCGAGGGCGGCGAGTTCGTCGCGCAGGCGGTCGGATTCCTTGAAGTCGCGCGCCTTGCGGGCGGCGAGGCGGGCGGTGACGAGCGCCTCCACCGCGCCGGTGTCGACGGCGGCGGCGGGCCGGCGGGCGGCCCAGGCGGCGGGGGTGTCGGCGAGGAAGCCGAGCAGACGCAGCGAACCGGCGAGCGCGGCCGGATCCGAGCGCAGCCCGTGCAGTTCGGCGACGACGCGCGCGGTGTTGAGGTCGTCGGCAAGCGCCTCGAGCACGCAGGCGTCGGGCGCGCCCGGCTCGACCGCGCCGGCGATCGCGTACCAGTCGTCGAGCGTGCGCCAGGCCTCCTCCAGCGCCTTGACCGTGAAGTCGATCGGCTGGCGGTAATGGGTCTTCAGCATGGCGAGGCGCAGCACCTCGCCCGGCCAGTCGTCGAGCAGCTCGCGGATGGTGAAGAAGTTGCCGAGCGACTTCGACATCTTCTCCCCCTCGACCTGGAGGAAGCCGTTGTGCATCCAGACGTTGGCCATGCGCTCGGTGCCGAGGGCGCAGCAGGTCTGGGCGATCTCGTTCTCGTGGTGCGGGAACACGAGGTCGATACCGCCGCCGTGGATGTCGAACACGTTCCGCGTCGGGTCCGCGCAGGTGAAGCCGCCGCCGAAGGGGCGGATCAGCTCGGCGTAGGCCATCGCGGAGCACTCGATGTGCCAGCCCGGCCGGCCGCGTCCCCAGAGACTGTCCCAGCCCGGCTCGTCGGCCGACGACGGCTTCCACAGCACGAAATCCATCGGGTCGCGCTTGTAGGGCGCGACGTCGACGCGGGCGCCGGCGATCATGTCGTCGAGCGAGCGGCGCGACAGCCGGCCGTAGGCCGGCATCGACGGCACGTGGAACAGCACGTGGCCCTCGGCGGCGTAGGCGTGGCCGCGCGCGATCAGGCTCTCGATCAGCTCGATCATCTCGGCGACGTGCAGCGTCGCGCGCGGGGTGGCGCTCGGCTTCAGGCAGAGGAGATCGGCGACGTCGGCCTCGAACTGGCTATAGGTCTTCGTGGTCAGGTCGAAGATCGCCTCGACCGGCGGCACGCCAGGATAGTCGCGGGCGGCGCGGGCGTTGATCTTGTCGTCGACGTCGGTGACGTTGCGGACGTAGCGTACGTGCTCGACGCCGTAGAGATGGCGCAGCAGGCGGTACAGCACGTCGAACACGATCACCGGCCGGGCGTTGCCGATGTGGGCGAAGTCGTAGACCGTCGGCCCGCAGACGTACATCCGGACGTTGGCCGGATCGATCGGGACGAAGTCCTCCTTCGCCCGCGTCAGCGTGTTGTAGAGCTTCAGCGTCACTTGCCCTCTCCCGTCGGACGCACCCCGAGGATCGCACACGGCGGCCGTGCCGGCCGGCCATGGGTCCTGTCTTCCCGTGCGATCGATGAGGTCAGACGGTGACGGCCGCGGCCGGCTTCAGCGCTCAGCCACGAATGATACAAGCCGCGATGATGAACGCGCGATCGCGCGGAACCGTCGTCATGGCGAAAGCTATCGCGCCGCCGGCGCCTCCCCGTCAAGGGATTTGCGTCGGCGGCAGGCGGGCGTGTCGCCCGACGGACCGTCAGTCCGGCGCGCGCGCCGCGGCGGCGGCGCGGAAGGCGTCGAGTTCGGCGGGATCGACGTCGCCGACGGCGTAGTGGACGAGGCCACCCTGCTCCCAGCGGACGACGTTGTAGCCCTCCTCCCGGAAGGCCGCGTCGCCCGCGGCCGGCGCGTCGGCCGGCCAGACGAACAGGTTGATGACGTGTCCGTGTCGGCGGTAGACGATCGCGGCGACCGTGCGGTGGCCGACGTAGTCCACCCGCCCGCCCACCAGCGGAAAGCCGCGGTCGGCGAGGTCGACGACGGGCGGCGAGAACGCCACCTTGCCGGCGAACCAGGGCTTGACCGTGTGGCGATCCGAGGTCGGGACGTCGGTGAGGTGGTCGACCTGCAGCGAGCGGACGTGGGCGGCGACGAGGTCGTCGACGAGGCCGGACGGCGCGTGCAGCGGCGCCAGGACGAGGACGCCGGCGACCACGGCCGCGGCCGCCGGCAGGCCGAGTGCGAACCGAGCGAGGCCGGCGACGTGCCCCGCGAACCCGTCGCCGCGTCGCACCGGTGCGGATCCGCGCGCCTCGTGCCGCAGCGCCTCGTGCCGCAGCGCCGCGGCCACTCGCTGCCGGAACGCCGGCGAGGCCGTTTGGCGGACACCCGGCGCCGCGAGGCGGGTCCGCAGCGCCCGCAGATCCCCGAGATGCGCGGCACAGGCCGGGCAGGACCGGACGTGGGCATCGCAGGCGGCGGCGTCGGCGGCGTCGAGTTCGCCGTCGACGTGGGCGCCGAGCAGTTCGTCGTGGCCGGGACAGACGTGGTGGGTGCGCATGGTCAAACCTCGCGCTTCGGCCGGGCGCCGGCCCACAGCACTTGAAAGGCGGCGCGGGCGCGGGCGAGACGCGACATCACCGTGCCGATCGGCACCGCCAGGACCTCGGCGATCTCCCGGTAGGAAAGGTCCTCGACGTCGCGCAGGACCAGGACCTCGCGCTGGCGGAGCGGCAGTGCCTCGAGGGTGCGGCGTACGGCCGTCGCCTCGTCGCGGCGCAGCAGCGTCGCCTCCGGATCGTCGGGCGCCGCGACGTCGACCGCCTCCTCGTCGAGCGGGGCGGGATCGAAGACGACGCCGGCGGCGCGATTGTGCGCGCGCCAGTCGAAGTGGCAATTGCGGACGATGGCGAGCAGCCAGGCGCGGGCGTTGACGCCGCGCCAGCCGTCGAAGGCGCGGAAGGCGCGGATCACCGCCTCCTGGGCGACGTCCTCGGCGGCGACGGCGTCGCGGCAGAGGTAGCGCGCGAGGTCGTGGGCGGCGTCGAGATGCGGCAGCACGGTCCGCTCGAACGCCTCCAGCCGCGCGTCGGAGCGGTCGGCCCCGGCGGCCGTGGGTCTCGCCGGCGCGGCGCGCCCACGGATGTCGAGGGCACGGACGGTCAGCGCGACGAGGAATCCGAGCACGCCGCCGGAACGGGCCGGCCGCGACGGATGCGACAGCTGGAGAACGGACATGGGTGGCGGATCCCTGTGCGCGCCCGGGCCGGACGGCGTGCGCCGCCCGGCCCGTCGCAGTCAATCGGCGGCGTGGACGACGACCTTTCCGGTCATGTGCGGGTGCAGCGAGCAGAAATAGGCGAACTCGCCGGCGCTCTCGAAGGTGTGGCTGAAGCTGTCATCCGTATCGAGCGGCTTCGACTTGAAGGTCTTGCCGGTCTCGACGACCGTGTGCGGGATGTCGTCGCCGTTCGTCCACGTCACCGTGGTGCCGACGGCGACGTCGAGCACGGCCGGCTCGAAGGTGAAGTTGGCGATCGTCACCGTCGCCGCGGGTCCGGCGGCCGCCGCCGGCAGGACCGGACCGGCGACGGCCGCGAGGACGACGGCGAGCGCGGCGAGATGCCGGCCGCGGCGGGAGACGGCCGCGGACGCGGCCTCGGACAGGGTCATGGCGGAACTCTTCGGTAGCGGGGGCGTGGCGGGCGGCGGCCGTCGCGACGAGGCCGCCGGCCGGGCGGATCAGCCGGCGAGCGGCCTGTCGACGATGGCGAGCGGGGCGTCGCCGCGGACGAAGTCGACGGTGGCGATGCCGAGATACTTGCGCAGTTCGCCGGCCGGCACCTTCATCGGCCCGGCCGATGGCGCGGTGCCCGGCGCCGGCTGCGGGAAGGCGGTCGAGCGGGCGGTGTGGAAGGCGACGTTGCCCTCGACCTTCTGCATCACCTGGTGGATGTGGCCGTTCAGCACGGTCACCGACCCGAAGCGCCGCAGCATCGACAGCGCCTGCGCGCCGTCCGAGGTGCCCCAGCCCCACTCGGGATAGACGGTCCAGAGCGGGATGTGGGCGAACACCACGATCGGCGTTTCGGACGACAGACCGGCGACGTCCTTGGCCAGCCATTCGAGCTGCTCGGCGCCGAGGTTGCCGAGACCGCCCGCCTGCAGGTTCACCACGTTCACGAGTCCGACGTAGTGGACGCCTCCGAAGTCGAAGCTGTACCAGCCGGCGCCCCGGGCCTTGCCGCCGAACCGGCGCAGGTAGGACTTGCCGGGTTCCTCGTCGAGCAGGTCGTGTTCGCCGGGCACGTAGAACACCGGCAGTCCGGCTTCCTGGATGAGCTTCTCGGCATCGTCGAACTCCTCGTCGCGGGAGAGGTGGCTGATGTCGCCGGTGTGGATGACGAAGGCGGGCTTCTCCGGCAGCGCCTTGATGCGGGCGACGGCCTCCTTCAGCGTGCCGAGGGCGTCGGGGTTGGCCGGCTTGGAAAAGCCGACGTGGCTGTCGCTGATCTGCAGGAAGGTGAAGGGCTTCGCCGCGGGCGTCGCCGCCGCGGCGCTCGACATCAGCGCCGCCTGCGGCAGGCCGCCGGCGACCGACCACAACAGGCCCGTGCCGGCCCAGGTCATGCATTCGAGGAAGCCGCGGC contains:
- a CDS encoding GFA family protein, with protein sequence MTRLTGGCQCGAVRFAVADGGLGLASICHCRMCQKAFGGFYAPLVQVHPDKLTWTRGERTLFRSSNHVARGFCATCGTPLTYEPDAEYPALAIGAFDEPARIPPRMQFGTEAKLPYADAVPALRARTTESTAVEASFLGDIVSFQHPDHDTAVWPPESEPS
- the cimA gene encoding citramalate synthase; translated protein: MSARERIHLYDTTLRDGAQTPGIDFSVEDKILVARMLDDLGVDYVEGGYPGANPTDDAFFTEKRTRRARFSAFGMTRRPGVSVSNDPGVAALLQAEADAVCFVAKSWDYHVEVALKTTGEENLAGIAQSVEAARAAGREVMVDCEHFFDGYKANPAYALACARTAHEAGARWVVLCDTNGGSMPHEIAAIVREVAAVVPGSHLGIHAHDDTGQAVANSLAAVAAGVRQIQGTLNGIGERCGNANLTTLIPTLKLKAEWADRFEIGVDDERLRTLTHVSRAFDELLNRAPARHAPYVGTSAFATKAGIHASAILKDPRTYEHVAPETVGNRRRVLVSDQAGRSNLLAELERLAIPHDPKDRRLDGLLREVKEREARGFAYEAADASFDLLARRHLGAVPAFFEVKSYRTMVERRYNARGEIVTMSEAVVKLKIDGETLMSVAEGNGPVNALDQALRKDLGRYQSEIETLELVDYKVRILNGGTGAVTRVLIESRDRATDRRWSTVGVSENIIDASFQALIDSITYKLLNAGAADL
- the cysS gene encoding cysteine--tRNA ligase codes for the protein MTLKLYNTLTRAKEDFVPIDPANVRMYVCGPTVYDFAHIGNARPVIVFDVLYRLLRHLYGVEHVRYVRNVTDVDDKINARAARDYPGVPPVEAIFDLTTKTYSQFEADVADLLCLKPSATPRATLHVAEMIELIESLIARGHAYAAEGHVLFHVPSMPAYGRLSRRSLDDMIAGARVDVAPYKRDPMDFVLWKPSSADEPGWDSLWGRGRPGWHIECSAMAYAELIRPFGGGFTCADPTRNVFDIHGGGIDLVFPHHENEIAQTCCALGTERMANVWMHNGFLQVEGEKMSKSLGNFFTIRELLDDWPGEVLRLAMLKTHYRQPIDFTVKALEEAWRTLDDWYAIAGAVEPGAPDACVLEALADDLNTARVVAELHGLRSDPAALAGSLRLLGFLADTPAAWAARRPAAAVDTGAVEALVTARLAARKARDFKESDRLRDELAALGVVLKDGKDPATGEPVTTWEVKR
- the pip gene encoding prolyl aminopeptidase: MSDLRGFYPPIEPFESGMLDVGDGHTIYWERCGTRGAKPAVFLHGGPGGGCNPLQRRAFDPALYDVVLFDQRGCGRSTPHASLEANTTWDLVADIERLRVLMGFDKWLVFGGSWGSTLALAYAETHPEHVSELVLRGIFLLRPWEIAWYYQEGASRLHPEKHEAFKAPIPEAERGDLVAAFRRRLISDDQAVRLEAAKAWSVWEGSTLTLLPDAAMSAAFGADDFAVAFARIENHYFVHDGWLEPDQLLRDAHKLRGIPGVIVHGRYDMATPLQNAWDLHKAWPEAEFHIVEAAGHAFSEPGILNRLVTATDRFAGKP
- a CDS encoding DUF2249 domain-containing protein translates to MSTAEAEIKILDVRPLSRPQRHVAVFAVFDGLAPGEAFELVNDHDPLGLLHQFHALLPGRFTWDYRRAGPNEWRVAIGRTDAAGAAAPAPAGGCGCGSTEGGGCGG
- a CDS encoding cupredoxin domain-containing protein yields the protein MTLSEAASAAVSRRGRHLAALAVVLAAVAGPVLPAAAAGPAATVTIANFTFEPAVLDVAVGTTVTWTNGDDIPHTVVETGKTFKSKPLDTDDSFSHTFESAGEFAYFCSLHPHMTGKVVVHAAD
- a CDS encoding anti-sigma factor family protein; protein product: MRTHHVCPGHDELLGAHVDGELDAADAAACDAHVRSCPACAAHLGDLRALRTRLAAPGVRQTASPAFRQRVAAALRHEALRHEARGSAPVRRGDGFAGHVAGLARFALGLPAAAAVVAGVLVLAPLHAPSGLVDDLVAAHVRSLQVDHLTDVPTSDRHTVKPWFAGKVAFSPPVVDLADRGFPLVGGRVDYVGHRTVAAIVYRRHGHVINLFVWPADAPAAGDAAFREEGYNVVRWEQGGLVHYAVGDVDPAELDAFRAAAAARAPD
- a CDS encoding sigma-70 family RNA polymerase sigma factor, whose amino-acid sequence is MSVLQLSHPSRPARSGGVLGFLVALTVRALDIRGRAAPARPTAAGADRSDARLEAFERTVLPHLDAAHDLARYLCRDAVAAEDVAQEAVIRAFRAFDGWRGVNARAWLLAIVRNCHFDWRAHNRAAGVVFDPAPLDEEAVDVAAPDDPEATLLRRDEATAVRRTLEALPLRQREVLVLRDVEDLSYREIAEVLAVPIGTVMSRLARARAAFQVLWAGARPKREV
- a CDS encoding metallophosphoesterase family protein: MRDDDAPRPDADGIDRRGFLECMTWAGTGLLWSVAGGLPQAALMSSAAAATPAAKPFTFLQISDSHVGFSKPANPDALGTLKEAVARIKALPEKPAFVIHTGDISHLSRDEEFDDAEKLIQEAGLPVFYVPGEHDLLDEEPGKSYLRRFGGKARGAGWYSFDFGGVHYVGLVNVVNLQAGGLGNLGAEQLEWLAKDVAGLSSETPIVVFAHIPLWTVYPEWGWGTSDGAQALSMLRRFGSVTVLNGHIHQVMQKVEGNVAFHTARSTAFPQPAPGTAPSAGPMKVPAGELRKYLGIATVDFVRGDAPLAIVDRPLAG
- a CDS encoding PepSY-associated TM helix domain-containing protein, whose product is MTTTTADLGPPVRERTARFYFAAWRWHFYAGLYVAPFLIMLAVTGLIMLWSSTLYGRNGENTPVAVGTATVSVQAQADAAAAAVPGGSVSTYIAPNAADHVAGFRVDEGENSWIVLVDPYTGAVVDSTRRNGGWYDLADKIHGTLLIGTVGDRLIEIAASFGMVLIATGIYLWWPRQGRGLGAALRPDLAARRRPLWKSLHQTVGIWTAVILALFLVSGLSWAGIWGERFVQAWSTFPAEKWDAVPLSDATHAAMNHGGEKEVPWALEQTPMPASGSTAGAPGADAAPTLEGIVAWARAAGFEVRMQVSLPAGETGVWTVSRDSMSKDSHDPTSDRTVHLDRYTGRVLADVRYDDYSLAGKAMAIGIPLHEGDMGLVNALFNTVFCLSIVFLSVSGVVMWWQRRPKGVARLAAPPVAADVPMPKGAVLVMLAVSFAFPLAGLTLLAVLALDVLVVSRLPALRDALS